GGACTGAACAATATACAGAGTGGGGTAAACAATGACAAGGATCGACTAGCTGTTTGCAAGTGTATGGAGAGTGCTCTTTCGCGTATCCATTATGATCCCACTCGTATCGGACTAGCTTAACTACTGTGCACGCATTCATCTCTGGCTTCCGTTGGCCCTAAGATCCGCATTTGTCCAAGGTATGTTTTTCATTTAATGGATGTATGCTAACATCTTGTAAAATAGTGTAGGGCTAATTAAGTCtgtccaaagatactcttaacatagTGTGATATTGACATATTGCCATGGTTGAATGATTCTAATTCTTTATTCACATGTGGTGCAGGGGAATCTGAATGTTGCAAACAGATATTGGCTAATAAGAACATGCATTTGATAATGTAGGCGGTTGATGTAAACAAATAAAACATAAGTAAATGGCAAATAATGAGTATGAGTATGAAGCTGCATCATATGAAGAAATTAATAATGTAGAGATACTTTCTTCTATGTGAATATTTATATACTTGAATCTCTGTTATATATATGCGTCGTTTCTTCTTCTTCCGTCGGTTGCATAATATGTCGTCATGAAGGGAAAGAAGCCTAATAGGGATAACAAGAAAAGGAGAACGAGTACTTACTGATATAACTACCTTCTATGAGAATCTTATCATTAGTAGCTATTATTTTCCAAATTACAATTCGTAGCTTACTTTTAAGCAAAAGCTATGTATCGTAGCTTACTTTTAAGCAAAAGCTATGTATTTCGTGTGTATTTGGACGAGACTCTCCCCTTGCCCGCCCAGTACACTCAGGCCAAATACATATAGATACAAATGTGAGCCAAATACATATGGcgaaatacactcaaatacaaggagaagaagctagggaaaatatgtaagaaaagaGATGTTGTTGGCCGGATTCGAACCTAGGCGGGCAAGGTGAGAGCCTCGCCCAATAACCACTTCAGCCACTCCGACTTTATATATTTTGGTGTAGCTACGAATGATAATTTACAAAATCACtctagctactaaatataaataaattaaaaggtagttattatcgATAATTACCTCTTAGAAGAAGCTACACCAAGTAAAAATGCCTAAATTTTATTGGGGGTCATTCAACTGTGTTTATTACTAAAAAGTCactaatctttttttttattacataaaaattatttaattttccTTCAGTTATGACAAAAGTAATTTTGATCAGATTTGATAAAAATCCTACTTGAAATGTGAGAGAAATTAACAAAAAGGTCTTTTATatttgagggtaggttcaaatGATCCCTTAAATATACTTTTGAGCAGTTTTGGACCTTTAAGTTTGTAAAATGTGAGCACATTTGGTCTACATCAAATACTTAACAAACTCTAATTGTTACATTTTACAAAAACTATGATAAAGGAGGATTTACAATGCACTCACACTTAGAGGTGTTTTCTTGCAATGGTAAGCAGTAGAGGAGTAACGTCCTTAAAGATAATGACCCACCACATTTAGGCTAGACTACCACaccattaccattatcgtcatcAAAGCCCTTCCCCCGAAATCCTCCTCttgaaacatgacatggaacgTCTCTTCAGGGGGCTTGGAGAGGACAGGTAGCGGATGAAAATGCACATCCGTGGAATTGCACATTTTCTGCGTGTAATCCTTGAAAGGCTCGGGGGAGAGCTTGCTGATCTTATCACCCTTCCTCCTACCCCCTAATAtactagttttaaaaaaaaaaaaaaaaaaaatgtgtaattTTTTGCAAAGCTTTCATTTATGAAAGCATTGGAAACTTTTGGACTTTCATAGATGAAAGCTTTTTTATGTTTTGCTATGTGTGAATGAAGAAGTTATGTTGCTATTATTTTTAATTGTCTTTACTTTCCGTCAAAAACACCATGCAAATACAAATGACTCTGtaaaaaatataaactcaaataATCTAAAATAAAACAAAAGTCTAATAATCTATAATAAATCAAAGCAAATGAAGCCGACCGGTCGAAAACAGAAGCCTGGTGAACTATTTAAAAcctcgaaccccaaacctcaaaCTTTTTTCACAAGCCTAATGGACTATGAATAAGTATATCATAAATCGCCCGTGTCAATTATCAATAAATAATGGTTTCTGCTCAACTAAACTATTTGTCAATAATCGATCACTTGGTATATATATAGGCTAGGCTATCTTGGCTAAATAAGCAATaaattaattattaaattaaaataaaggactTAACACTATTTGAACCTGATAATAGTACTTTATCATATCCTATGAGAGTCTTCATCAATTAGTGACATGATTCAATGAGTTTGTGAACAAGTATTGATTGTATAAAGCACTAAATATATTTGACCCGTATAATTTTAGCCGGTCGGGACAAGTGGAGCAGGTCAATAAATGGTTACAATGgtagtttttattttttaaaagtctggcttaaaataaaaaaaataaaaatgtcaGCAAAATCTAATGGAAAAATCACGTAAGTTGGTTGAGTGATTTTATAAGTGAAATATTAAGAGTTGAGTGACTTTTCAGttataaaagaaaaagagagagcgAAGTAGAGAACTATGCATGTCAAATGTCAATAGTTGGCATTTTGACTATGTTTTCATGTTGTCACAATCTAGTCAAATTTGAACTCTGAAGTAGTGAAGTCCCATAAATTTTGCAAGATTTTGTATATCATggatttttatgtagtttctaggAAGCAAAAACTTTTGCATATTCTTAGCCTGGTTGAATACCTTTCTgccaataaaaaaaattcaacaaTTGCATCCGGTGGATAATCAattagtttttctttttgttttttgttttttgttttttgttttttgttttttgttttttgtttttacagAATTGAATCCATTACAATGTGGAGGATTATTAGCATTCCATGATACTTGTGTGTTAACCGCCCAAGAAATTCAGGCAACAACCACTTGGATCACAGAATATAAATAATATAGTAAGGTTTCCCCTTTTCACACCAAATACATAAAAACTACACAACCACTATCAGTGACAATGGCAAGGCTAGCTACTATATATTGTGATCATTCTCTTGCTTGTTTTAGCAACATCAGCAGATCATCCTTCTTGTAAATGTGAGCCTTCATGATTGTTTCAAAAGGAATAGTGCCCTGTTTGTCTTACATTAGAGGCAAACATCATCAATCGGACAAGCCATCAAACGCGTGCTGCGAAGGACTGAACAACATAGTGAATGTGATCAAATATAGCAAGAATCGCCCAGCTGTTTGCAAGTGTATACAGAGCGCACTTTCACGTATTCATTATGATCCCACTGCACTTGCTTCACAACTATGTCATATTAAGCGTTCATCTCTGCCGTATGTTGGCCCTAACACTAATTGTACAAGATATTTTCTTCATTCAATGGTTGTATACTAACTTCTAGTAAAGTAGTTCTGGGCTAAGTCAGCTCAAAGATACACTTAATATGGTGCGATATTAACATATAATAGTCGTTGAATCATGAATGATTCTAATTCCTTTTTTATATGTGGTGCAGGGGAATATGAATGTAGCGCTTGATGCAATAAATAAAGCATAAATAAATGGCAAATAATGATGCACGGAGCTGCATtctcataaaaaaaattaagaatagAGATCCCTTTCTTCTATGTGGATATTTTATGTACTTGACTCTTAGTTTATATATGtgcaaatttttttctttttctgtcgGTTTTAGTTTGAAATTTATGGTATACCcgttgttgctcccaaacgcacacgcaagtatacgtgatcGTACAATTAATATAGAACTTTTAAGTCTAGATATTGATCCCACaaagacttagattctactgttaaactaattcaaattcgaataaaactattcaagaaagtgaaaatcaaggtgTTTGTTGTGACtagactaaaactgaaaagtaaacaatttatgatgggtgtttttgtgactgagaataattcgacaaagattgtaaggtttATCGGATAATGGAGAGTtccagggtcatggctttcgacaatgatcttctgacaattctacctatcttatttcctgggttactagttgaccgGTTAATCATaattttatgatattctctcgaactactcacaagtcTATGGATGTTACTATAACGCATGTATCTcaatggtcatcagaggtaacaagaacgcatttaattCTCCGTATTTAACTAAGTAAGGTTAAAgagtatatctctatcctcattagcaaaGCGATaatatcgaacaaactctatttattcttattacgtacgtgaattccctttctcaattccaattcacgcaccacagatggtgttcaactattggccagataatcaaacaactaagcacaagaataaataagcaacccacaatatggaaatttaattgatagaaattgtcgtcaaaccaactatcatgtctttcgccacaaccccagaattaagaagtttagctactcatgattctatatgaagaacaagaattcatgaagaagctagggttgaaaagaagaaaataaaatagttctagagagagaaagtaggaTGACGGCTTACAAGTCTTAGAATAATCCCAGCACGTCATTAATAACAAGTAAAACATCTATTTATAGTTTAGGGTTATTAATATAACCAAATAGAAGGGTCCTAATCCTAGTTAAAATCGGACAAAACTGGGCCTTCTCGCGTTGGCCACGCGTCGCGGGTCCAACGTGAGGTCTTCAGTGACTTCAATTCATCAATTGTGCTGAGCCCGCGACGCGGCCTCAAGACGAATTTGTCAATATTCTACAACCGTGTTTTTTCATCACGGGGCTAACACCTGAATGGCACCCCGCGTTGGACCCGCGATGCGGGGCTGGCACATTTACTGCTTCCTTGTGTCTTCATCAGCTCCAAACTTCAGGCATCTTATCTCGTTACCTCATGTAAGCTTCATTTGTCCCAAAGTCGGCCAAAATTGTCcggttttccatcgtttgtcCTCGTTATACCTGATTACACACAATACACCAACATAAGCGCAGATACAATGATTTCAACATATAATTGGCGATTAAAGGCTTAAGAACGAGAGGTAAAGTGACACTTAAacatagatatttgtgccaaatatcaaccgCCTATATATGTCATGAAGAGAAACTAAGAAGCCTGATAGATAAAAACAAAAGAGAACGAGAACTGTCCATGCATTTTGTGGGTATAACGTTGACAAGATGATCATTAAATTCATCCCACTATGTGTTTTATTACATTGAATTATTGTCGTATCGAATTACTCCTACGAGGTATTACTAGTTGAAAAGTGCAAGTATGCCTGACTTGTAGCAAACTGAACACGCACATATAGCAGACTGTACGTAACTTGTCTTGTGGCTAGAAGATTAGTAGTAGGTAAAAATTTACCTACACTCAATGTGGGCATCAAGCCATAACCATGATTAAATGATTTAATAATGTGAGGAACATATTAATTGATCATGGTTAAGTAATATAAGTTTATATGCAAGCACATATAATGAATATATTAATTTGGTGTAAATATCATGTGCGATAAGTTTTTACCATTCTTCAAAGTTGTCCAAAACTTAAATTAgtttaaagaagaagaaaaaactaGGTTCATGATGTCTTTGTCGGGTCTTATTAAGCACATGGCACCAAGTAACTTGTATATCTTAATTTACTAATTaatttataaataaaaaataatactaAATGACGTTCATGGAACGGGTGATGATAAATGAAATTCCTTCATTTGAAAACAAGACAAATTAAAGGAGAAAATTTAGCGTTGACTAATTTTACAAATTTGTTATTAAAATTATGATGCTTATAAGCTTAGAAAAAAGATTATAAAGAGCAAGGTTGGTGTGACCGTTTGACGACCAATTGAAATTTATTGGCAGAAACGTTCATCAGATTGAAACCTAACATATTCATAATTAGATCAATAATATGCTATATATCCAATAAAACATCTTCTTTAGCTTCACGTAATCAATTTATTCAATAACCATGCATAAATACATCGTCGCTAATTCAATTAGAAGAATATTAACAGGACattctttgtttgttttttcttctttttctcatCTTGTGTAATTAATAttccctccggttcaaaataagtgtctacttagtttttttttttttttttttggttcaaactAAGTATCCACTTACATAATCAAGGAGGAATTAACATCATATTCCCAGATTTGCACCTATTTACTCAAGACAATAAATAGGCAAGAGAGTCTTATTAATtaaggatagtttagtcaaaatacttatttttttagGAGTTATTGTTTTCTTAAGGAGTGTGAAAAGGCTAAGTAGACCCTTATTATGAATCGGATGGAGTAATAACTTAAACTAAAAGTCAAAAAGCTTGTTGAGGGTTTGTTGAATTCGAGTAAATAAAGTCATAGACATCCCATTTGGCCACCAAAAAATGGAAGCTTGCGTGAATTTCTTTCAGATCGTCTGCCATAACAAATATATATCCTTTATATAAATATCATCGGAAGTAGAGTTTTATTGATCAGAAGCttgttgagtttttttttttaaatggaggATCAAAAGAAGTACGTAGTTGAAGTTGAGAAAGCTAAAGAAGGCAGAGATGGAAGGCCATCAACAGGACCTGTTTATCGTAATGTATTAGCCAAAGATGGTTTCAGGCCTTTATCTCATGGACTTGAAAGTTGCTGGGATATTTTTTGGTTagtccatcacactccaaaactTTATGCTCTTCGAAATTAAGTTATACATATTGATAACGTGAAGTTTTTACGTTGTTAATACTccatttgtttcaatttatgtgatatttgtcacttttcgagagtcaattgactaaactttgaagttaaattggattaaattaattcaatattttaagattaaaatttatatatttgaaaactatatgaaatgtattataagttgcaacttttctcatatcaatttgataaaaaaaatatatattttaaaatgttGATCAAAAGTTTATATTATTTGAATCTCGAGAAGCGAAAAGTATCTTATAAATTGGAACAGAAGGAGTACAATTTAACCCGTGATAGTATTAGTAGGTCATATATAAAATTTATCATTGAAATCTATGTGTAATTATCTATAAGTCATTGCCTGATtagaaatatattttttattctgCCAGtgtataaaatttatttttaactCTATTTGTTTCCTTTTAGTCGATAGATTTGATGAATATGAATGAACATTCTTCCAAAACCAATAGTTTCTGATGTGATTGGTAACTTTTTATGAGACTTATACAAAATTGATCTGTTATAAAATACTAGTTTGGTGACTTTCATAATACTTAACTAAAGTTAAGTAAAAAATTTTCGGTGTAATAAAATGAAAGTGGAGCGATCATCCAAATTAATGGAAAATTGAGTCCCTTTTAACTAAAATAGGAGCACAATAACATTACCCCCTCGGTCTCAAATTATTagtgattttttattttacacgccacttaagaaatattaattagaagGAGTATTTGACTAATTTTACTCTTATTTATGTCAAAGTCATAATCTCTCCTCATTAAATGTTTACTATATCTATGTGTCATCTCAGTTAATGATAAAATtctattaagggtaaaatgggaaaaaataattaattgtgccttgaactcctaaaacgacaaataatttgagacaactatttttgaTAAAATtctattaagggtaaaatgggaaaaataattaattgtgtctTAAACTcttaaaacgacaaataatttgagataactatttttaaTAACCACGATAAATAATTTAGAACGGAGGGAGTACCACATATaaaatttatctttttttcttataCTATTTTAGAATAAAGAATGAAATGTAGTGGATCAAAATCTGAAAAGTGGAATACATAGGATTTGTTTGAGAATTCCTAgaagggtcatttgcacgattccccttcaaaggcactggtatttaattttgagaaaatttcagaaatatacaagttGATCACTTACATTGTAAAAAAATAGCTTAAAATTTAcaaaaaatagcccaaaatatataaacatatacagaCACTTATTCCAACATATATAaaggcagagagagagagagaaaaaaaaaaagtttgggtcATTTTTTGTGAGAATTAAAAACATGGgtcaattttgatagcattgTTCCCCCAATTAACATATAGTATAATtttctctttaattttttcccctcaaattattggtctttaatttttttttccttcgtctaataccccgaggttttgggttcgaacgctcagtaaaaaaaaaaaaggaatatcgtaaggcagaggtttgtagcAAAATCACGTCTATTTGAACAAAATTAAGTCTATtcaggcagaggtttgccttaaggtaaatatttatccaaaattaggccttaaggcaaacctctgccttaagacctaacttttcgggtaaagttaggcctattcaggcagaggtttgccttaatctgcctgaataggcctaactttgcctGAATAGGCGTAATGTTGTTACAAACTTCTACCTTgcgatatttttttttaatatttgactgagcggggattcAAAGCCGGAACCCATGAatttttaggcgaaggacaaaaattaaaaatttcaaatttgagaagcaaaaaataaagaccagtgccttcgattccgcacaaaaaaaatgttCCTAGAATGCATTTGGGCTGGATATATCCAAGTGATATTAGGCCCACTAGCCTACTACTATCATTTTTAACTACCCTCAATTCCCGcgcgaaaaagaaaaaaaaagtcgtAACGGCATAATTTTAATTTTCCCCACCAATTCTCTGTTTGTTCAATTTTCCTAAAGTTGCCTCCTTAGTTTCCTCTTATTCGTTGTATAGCCAACAGAATCTTCCTTTCGCCATTATTCTCTGCAGTCACGTGCtatcaaaatatttttattagatGGATTAATCACAACAGCAACATAcgcagtgtaatcccacaagtgaggtTTGGATTAATCCAGAACCTTTGTTTAGTTTAATTTAATTGTTTAAACCGTTTCATCTAAAAGCTTCACTTTTTTATTAGTTAACGAGCTGCTGTTGATGTAAATGttactttttatttttggtgCAGTGAGTCTGTGAGAAAATTTCCAAATAACCGAATGTTAGGTGAGCGGGAAATGTACCACGGTCAGGTATATATATTGATCATTTTACTAATTTCAACCcacattttcattttaatttatatAGAGGCTACATATCCCCACATGTGTTTCCTTGTTCTGCAACATCAAGAAAATTAGCAACTTGTCTTTTAATAAACTAATATTTATTCATGAATGACTTCTATGTTTTCATGTTTCAAGTAAGATAATGAACATTATGACTTGGTGTTAATAAGCTTtgctttgaccaaaaaaaaaaagtgcagatttcCGTTTGGTTTTTTTAAGTACATTCCTTTTATTGTTGTTACTCATTTTCATCAATTGTCCATGGCTTTTTTTGTGTCTTTGTAGGCAGGTAAATACATTTGGTTAACTTACAGAGAAGTGTATGATCTAGTGTTAAAAGTTGGAGCTTCTATTCGTGTCTGCGGTGTTAAGCAAGTAAGCCTTTCATACTTTAAAGTTAAAGAGTGACACAGAGAACTTCATTCAATATAGAGATGGTGTGtgattttgaattaatatttaATAAGAAATTCTTGCAACTAGGAAAAAATAAAAACCGTGGTGAACACACGCTTTGTCAGTTAATTTTTTATTCAACTTCAGTTATTAAGATTATCAAGCCAAGCCACAATCCTTTTGTCTTGGTTCTTTAGAAAATCCAATTTACATATGATATCTCTTAACAAACTTAGCATACATTCTAATGACTTTTTATCTGATCACTTATATGCAGGGTGGAAAATGCGGTATATACGGCGCCAATTGCTCAAACTGGGTCATAAGCATGCAGGTATATATTTCAAATATACTTGAGTTTGTCCCAATACCTTGACTTATTCACTTCCAGTTTGTGTACGAGTGGTACCTCCTGCAATTCTGTCCAGGGGGATATTTCAAGAATAACTTGCCAATGACTGGAAAGGAAAACAGAAACAACATTGTTAATTTCATTACATATTAAATCTTTTTCAAATTCGAATTGGATAATTGTGTTGTCTCAGAAACGTTCTGTGTGATCatatgaagtttttttttttttttttttttcatatagtGATCAGCTTAGTACATGGTGTCCAATAAGCAAAGTAAGCAAAATGGTCTCTTTCTCTTATTGCAGGCCTGCAATGCTCATGGTCTTTATTGCGTCCCCTTATATGATACTCTAGGTAAGTGTGTCACCTCTCCAGACCTTCTCCCCTTTCCTTCCACGAGGAAAACACAAAGTTAAAGTAAAATGCTGAATTACTAAGAAAATCCTGAAAGAGGACCATATATTTTAGCATGAGTTAGCATGTTGGGAGTAATGTTTTTGGTGCATCTCGCAAATTGCATATATCTGGACATAGCATCACAGCTACAAGAAAGTATGTTACGGTTTTGAAACTATCTTAATATTGCTGACTTAATGGAGAAACCGTGATGGGAAATCTAAATAGTCAATTGATGCATAATGGTAAGGACTTGTTTGAGCAAGCCTGAATGCGTTATTTTTTGTGAGTCCTCACATATCAGCTCGCTTTCTGTCTAAAACTTTGGAATAGGTACACGCAAGATATAGTAGAAGAGAAGACACATTAGACATAGTTTGGTCTCTTTAAAGGACTTGGTGATTGTTTTAATTAGTTCAATAGGAGTCAGCATGCTCCGCGTCATTTTTGTCATATTTGGTTTATTCAGATCAGTCTAAACTAAACATAAAGAAGTAGTGAAAGAAATGCAAGAAGGGAATAATCATAGCTTGGGATGGGATAATTAATATTTTCATTTGCCATTCCAATATATAAATGTCCCCACTCATTATGGGAGCATTATTATGGCTTCAGGTGCTGGTGCAGTTGAGTATATCATTTGCCATGCAGAAGTTTCCATTGCTTTCGCAGAGGAAACTAAAATTTCTGAGGTAATAATGCTCTCACTATATCATGAAACTTTAAAATTTGATCAACTTCATTAGTCTACTTTTCTCCTTGCTTTTTTCTTCATATTCTTGTTACTTCTTTCTCTGCCTGAAGTTCACTCCATCCAGGAACTTACTGTTTACTTTTACTCACTTTAGGTGCTAAAAGCTTTTCCTAACGCTGGAAAGTTCCTGAAAAGTAAGTAACTACTGTTTTAACTTCTTATGATTAATTAGAGCAAAGATCAACCTAAAGGTGCTAAGTTTGTCACTCCTTTATGTAGCTCTTGTAAGCTTCAGTAAGGTCACACAGGAACAGAAAGACATGGCTGGAACTTTTGACTTGAAACTGTGTTCTTGGGATGAGTTCCTGTTGCTGGTAGGTTACTTGGAGCAATCATTACTGTCATGTCTTCCTCTTTTTTGTTGTCTATTGTAGAGAAACATTCTTCACTTGATGGAAGTCTTCTTGGATTTCTCACTGCCTAGCTCTTATGATTCTTCATTACTTTTGGTGATTTAGTAGTATATAAGTCACACAAGGAAGGTCTACTTTTCTCATACAAAATTTTTACTGAGTTACTGTCCTTTTTGTTCTAATTCAACGTTGAACTTTGAGTTATTTTTGTGCGAGCAACATGTTCCAATGGGGTCTGTCTTTTGTCTGAAATATCAGCAGTGTCGTGCCTGTACTTAGGAAAATGCTAGGGAATCAACCCTAGATCAGTTTCAACGGTAGTCCTGAATCCAATTCTGTTTTCTGGAACGTGCTAATCTTCTATTATAACTGGGAATAAATTCTATCCAAGGCAATTTCGCAGTCCATATTCTTATCTCACGGCATGTCTTTATATATCATCAACTTCTATTCCTCTTATGGTTATTGAGCTTCTGCATATATATCAGTTGTCAGCTAATAGAACGTTCCTAATACCTATTATTTGAACTAACCTTCCAAATACTAATTTATGCAACTTATTTCCATTTCTATTTTCTGTAGTTTATATTAATATGCAGTACTAATCTGCAGGGAATGCAAGAGAAGTTTGATCTTCCAGCAAAAAAGAAGACAGATATCTGTACAATCATGTACACAAGTGGAACAACTGGTGACCCAAAGGGAGTCATAATTTCTAATGAGAGCATTCTATCCCTTATATCTGGAGTGAACCACCATATGGAGACCGTGGGTGAAGAGGTAAAATTAATCGCCTTGTTCTGGTTTCAAAGGCAGTATAAAGTTATGAAGGCCTTCTAGTAATGTTTCAGTGTGTCGGTCACAATTTATGCGTGTAgaagtttcatatacatatgtaaacTGTACATACTATTACGTTTCAGctgggttttttttttcttctttctattCAACTTTTTCATGTTTCGTTTAGGCGTGTTCATTTACTAATCCCTCTGTGATATGCAGTTCACTGATAAGGATATATATTTATCGTACCTTCCTTTAGCGCACATATTTGATCGAGTCATTGAAGAATTATTCATTTCCAAAGGTGCCTCAGTAGGTTTTTGGCATAAGGTAAGTAAAGAACACGGTGGATTACTTTTGCTTCCAAATACTTGAAAATAATGATGCTTTATGAACGGAATCCTCAGGATGTTAAACAACTGATTGATGACATCAAAGAGTTGAAGCCAACAGTATTTTGCTCAGTTCCGCGTGTGCTGGACAGGATTTACTCAGGTGAAAGCTGCAAGCTAACAGAACTACAAGATGTTTTACTTTAGAAAAATAGCCATGACTACATGCTTTTTAACAGAAACTTTTTCTTCAACTACCATAGAAGATTGGAAATTTAATTGCTACACGAACGTCTCCTTTTTGCCTACTGCGAAGATGCTATCAGCTTATAATCTATATTCATAGTGACAGATTCTTGCATTGTTTTTGCACAATTCAACTAAGATTCTTAAATTGTTAACCTTTCAACTTTCAGGTT
The sequence above is a segment of the Lycium barbarum isolate Lr01 chromosome 6, ASM1917538v2, whole genome shotgun sequence genome. Coding sequences within it:
- the LOC132645461 gene encoding long chain acyl-CoA synthetase 4-like, producing MEDQKKYVVEVEKAKEGRDGRPSTGPVYRNVLAKDGFRPLSHGLESCWDIFCESVRKFPNNRMLGEREMYHGQAGKYIWLTYREVYDLVLKVGASIRVCGVKQGGKCGIYGANCSNWVISMQACNAHGLYCVPLYDTLGAGAVEYIICHAEVSIAFAEETKISEVLKAFPNAGKFLKTLVSFSKVTQEQKDMAGTFDLKLCSWDEFLLLGMQEKFDLPAKKKTDICTIMYTSGTTGDPKGVIISNESILSLISGVNHHMETVGEEFTDKDIYLSYLPLAHIFDRVIEELFISKGASVGFWHKDVKQLIDDIKELKPTVFCSVPRVLDRIYSGLVQKISSAGFLKHKLFNFAYNYKLGNMSKGYKHAEAAPIFDKIIFNKVKEGLGGNLRLILSGAAPLSSAVETYLRVVTCANVLQGYGLTETCAGSFVARPDELAMVGTVGPPLPIIDVCLESVPEMGYDALGDTPRGEICIRGKCLFSGYYKREDLTKEVLLDGWFHTGDVGEWQPDGSMKIIDRKKNIFKLSQGEYVAVENLEGIYSLASSVDAIWIYGSSYESFLVAVVNPNMGALQSWAEENGMTGDFATICESPKAKAYILSELTNIAKEKKLKGFEFIKAVHLDYTPFDMERELLTPTHKKKRVQFLKYYQDIIDTLYKSTK